A segment of the Ipomoea triloba cultivar NCNSP0323 chromosome 1, ASM357664v1 genome:
TTGTTGTCAATGCTGAAAGTGAACAGCCCTGGGCACCTCAAAACCATCCCCACTGCATCAGTTCTTGAAAACCCCAAGCTGACCAGATAATTGAGCTTAGGGATGAGTGTTTTCTCCACGCTGGAAACCAAAAGAATAGGGTCTTGATAAGCCAGGGAATACAGGTCTCTGAACCCAAGTCTCTGGAGATAGAACAGTGCAGGCTTGAGCTGATCTGGGACACTGGAAATGAGCAATCTTGGGCATTTGTTGATCACTTTCCTGAAATCATGGTCTGGGACTTTAAGGTCAGAGGAGAGGAAAGTGAAGACAGGGATTAGGTCTGATTTGATGTCTGAGGTTAGGATGTTGGGGCACATTCCTATGATTCTCCCCAGGTCTTTTTGGTGGATCCCTTTGGACTGCAAGAAAAGGATGATGGAGTGGATGGAATTTAAGGGAGCTGAGTGGAGATTAGGGTTCTGGGAGAGGGCTCTCCCAGAATCAACACCCATGATTTCTAGGGACAGGATTTTCTCCTTGAATTGGTGGGAGATGTTCTTTTGGGTTGGTTGGTAGAGTGGGTGTTTGTGGAGGAGAGTTTTGGGTTTTGAGGATAAGAGGTTGCTGTTGGATAGGTGGTCTGAGGAGCATGAAGAGAAACAACACATGGAGGAGGAGGGGGAATACAAGGCTGTTGCTGGCATTTTGAGTTTCAGAAATAATGGAAGTGAGAAACAATTCTCTTTTTTCTCATCATATTTCTTTCTACTTTATCTCATTCTTCAAAGACACTTGGCATTTTGCTTGGAAGTTATTGGCCCAGACATGATTGTGTAGATTGGGTGGTTGAGATTGCTTTGGTCCCTTACTTGCAGAACACAacattatctttaaaaaaaaaattaaaaaaaaaaaaaaactcactcaAAGTTTCCACTTGTTCTCAACCGATGTTGTAGAAGATGCTAGTgtaataatataagaaaaacAACAcgtcaaaaaaagaaaaaaaaaacatttgaccGAGTTAGCCGACTCAAGTGTCTAACTTGACCAATTCAGGTGCCAAGTTGAGTTGGCTAACTCAGGCACCGAGTTTGCTAACTTGAGCGCCTAATTGGCCGTCAACTTAAGAGTAAAATTCCTTCGGCATAAGGACGCCTAACACTTAATCGGCACCTAGgccaatttttgcaacagtgtttGCTATACGGATTACAAAAATTACAATACTACAAATAACAACTCCTAGACAATTATATGAAGTAGAGATGACTGATAAATAGCTTCCTCATAATTGTTTTAAACCAACTTGAATTTAGTCTCAGTCGGACGCGCCTAAACGGCcgagtaatataataataataaaaaaaacaacacaccaaaaaaaaaaaaaaaaacacttgacTGAGTTGGCCAACTCAAGGGCCTAATTTGACTAACTCAGTTGGCCGATTCAGGCACCACTTTGCCAACTTAGACGCTTAATCGGCCGACTAATGTTGACCTAAGGGTAAAATCCTTTGCCAACTTAGACGCTTAATCGGCCGACTAATGTTGACCTAAGGGTAAAATCCTTCGGTCTAGGGGCGCCTAAGCCAATTTTTGAGGCAATGGTTGCTATACGGATTACCCAAAATGCAAGACTGCAAATAATAACTCCTAGACAATTATACTCGGTATGAAGTAGAGATGACTGATAAATGGCTTCCTCCTCAGAGAATTGCTTTAAACCACTTAAATTTAGTCTTAGTTTTACAGATTGTCaacaaccaaacaataatattacttCCAACAAAatcgaaaagaaaaaaagaatacaGTTGTGACAATTCCATTCAATTCAATACAATGCAATGCACTTCCAGGCATAGCTCTATATATGCACACATCACACCAGTCTAAGCCAATCCACTGCTTGAACCTGCACAAGTGTTAAAAAGAACCATCAAGAATTCATCGCGATAAACGTTAACTAAACTCGCCTTAAACAATAACCACACTACACAGATATACTAAGGTTTCATCGACTAAGAGAATAATGTACTAACCAACTTCTAATTCTGCTGTTGGTTCCTCTGTTTTCCAAACAATGTCTTTCAACccggttgacaggtttttataGAACTGCACACAGAAGCAAAAGAGGAAATGGTAATCATATtgttaaaagtaaaataaaataatcagaACATGCGCCATATAGATGGATGCTCAAGCACAATAAGAATGACCCGTAAACTATTCTGCACCTTGTGGAATTCCAAGGTATCTCCTCCAGCCTTGCGAAGCTCTACTATATGAAGCGAAGGAGTCACCTCAAAAACCTGCATTGAGATTCTACCGGTTAATATATAAGCGTCTAAAAGATCATTAGTATTTGAGGCGATGAGGATGAATGTACCTCTGTTGCAATGGATAAATGACCCTTGCGGCCAGTCTTTTCTCCGTGAAGCTTTAGCTGGTAAAGATATAAAGGAAATGTGCAGTTTCTTATCAGTTTAGACGAGTAAAACTCGAAAACAGCTAATCAAGAaccattttaattttcttatgtaTCTATATTCGCCAGTTCTTCACTAAGAAAAGTAGAAATGATGTAAACCACAGAAATtataagattaaaaaattatgataaaagCACATAATCAGTGGAGAATAAAGCACTGGCAGTTAAAGAAGTAGATTTGAGGTGTCCAGTCTGTATAAAAATCCAGTGAAAACTTGAAAAGAGAAACACATTCTAATTCTCCTGCACTTGTGTAAAAGATGGTACCAAAAGATACAGAAAAGCGAAGTATCAGAGTGGAGGAGAACAGGAGAGATATTGTGCTTATTCACCTTATAGTTATTTTTCTTCACATTGAAACCCAAAGGTACAGCAGTTTCTTCAATTTTTGAGATTATCTCTGAAGCAGGacattttgatgtaaatctTGTTTCCCTTTTAACAAGTCCCTGTTTATAAAAGATTTGATCAATCAGATGCTGAAAAGatggaaaatgaaatatttaacgGTTTCCACTTTCAAGACTGCCTCTTGTTGTACCCTTTTGTTCTAACAATCTTCTTTTGTTTGAGATAGAGGGAACTACTTTTAGAACATACAGGCTTAAAAAGAAAGAACTACGAGAGATATCTAATGattatgcatttatgcataGATAATTTATcatgaatataaatatcaaatatcgattttacacccaaaaaaaaaaaggaaaaagaaactaAGGCAACAATCAGTTGGAAAATGTTGCATAATTTGATTCTATATAATAAGCTTTCAGAAAGCATACCACTTGCTTTTCAAAAAGAGAACTAAGATTGAGGCCCTGAGATCTAGAAATGAGCTCAAAAGCATTCATCGCAAGTGGTGCATTAGGCAGTTCTTCCCTTCTCTCCACAACGAGATTTGATGAGtccttttccaaaaaaaaaaaaaaagttgatagaAAATCTTCAAAAACTTTGATGGATACATTTAGCAGAAATGGATAAACACTTACTGCTGATTCATCAAAGATGGCATTGACATCATCAAGATTAACATCTTCCTGTTGGAATACTGGTGGCTGATAACCTTTCTTAAACCAGTCATTCTCAATGACCTCAGCAATTGTGATGCGCTGTTTCATTATAGAAAATCATTCGGTTTCAGGTCATATTCATTACTGAAAGTTGAGAAAACAAAAAGTTTTCCTTTCCTAGATTTGCAGGATATCAATATACCGTTTGGGGATTGGGATCCAGGATTCTTTTGATTAATTTCTTTGCACTTGAGGAGAACCATGGTGGACATGCAAAATCAGCCTTGAAAATCTGCAAAAGAAATTATACATTACTGGATAAAAGCAGACATTGCATTCAGTCATCCCAAGTTTCTTGTTTCATGACATTGCATTAACTAATCAACAATTTAACAACTAAGACTTCACCTTTTTATATAATGCCACAAGATTTGAGTCTTCGAAAGGCAAGTAACCAGCCATGAGTACATAAAGTATTACACCGCATGACCAAAGATCTGCCTTAGCTCCATCATAACCTTTGTTGTTGATCACCTAGGTAAGTAAAGAAGCAAAAAGTAGGGGATTAAAACCAACACTTGAAAACAGTAGATCAACTCATTTACGCAAAAAGCTCAGCAGTACCTCAGGAGCAACATAATTTGGTGTACCGCACGTTGTGTGTAGCAACCCATCTTCCTATGGGGACAGATTAAAATCAGGTTCAACTTACAAAAATCTTACTAGATATTAAAGAataattttaatgtcattttggaAACAACAAGACAATTGGCGCTGTAAACTTTACAAGAGTATGACTCACCCGTACTTGCTGGGGAAGTGCACTCAATCCAAAATCAGAGACTTTGAGAACTCCATTGGCATCCAACAATAAATTCTCCGGCTATGAAACACAGAACATAAAGGTAACAATTAAACTTTCTAACCACCATATATCTCACTTTAAATGGTCCAAAAATTGAGATTACTGGGGACACAAGGAGAATTAAGATCATTTACCTTGAGGTCTCTGTGGAACACACCTCTACTATGACAGTAGTCGACAGCATTAATCAGCTGTTGAAAATATTTCCTTGCTTCATCTTCTTTCAGCCTCCCTTTACTAGCCTGATTCATGAAACATTACCTGGTCAGACATTGTTTTTATAGTATAGAACATTCATAGCAGCTAAAACAACAAAGCAGTCTTACGATTTTGTCAAATAGTTCACCACCAGTAACAAATTCCATAACAATATATATCTTCGACTTGCTTGCCATAACCTGCATTGTTTAAATAAACGGCCAAACGGAGCAATCAAAAACTATAAAACTGCCCAAATGTATAGCATCAATCAATTAAAAGTACAACTTACCAGCATCAACTAGTAACTAGAACAAATAAATAAGCATTCTAAGTATAAGTTCAGCTACAAGATTCTCATTTGttgtatacaaaaaaaaaaaaaaaacccaacatTCACATTTAGTATTCATTTGATCATGTTAAGACAAATCCTGAAAAGCAATGtaaaaatagaatttgaatTCTAACCTCAAACATGCGAATGACATTGGGATGCCTAATCAATTTCATGGTTGAGATTTCCCGTTTGATCTGCAGCCAAAATGAAAAAAGGAAGAGCATCAATATGATGCAACAGTAAAGCACTGTTCTATTCTTGATAATGAAAGTGCTCTTTCTCTTAAGATTAGAAACAGTTCTTGCAGATGATTGTGCAACATCCAGAACAAATTTTAACCAAATTCAATCAAAAGCCTACTCTAAATGTCAGTAGATGCAAGATCCAACAAAATGCACATAAAATTAACCAAATAAACAAGATTTCAAGAAACCCAGCACTTGGAAACGTATGAACATTCATTCATGCACagatacatatatacaagtAGTCAAAGTAGATACCTGGCCAACCATCTTATGCTTAAGAAGCTTCTCTTTATCAAGAATCTTGATAGCCACACTCTCCTCTGTTTCCAAATTCCTAGCAAACTTCACCTTTGCAAATGACCCCTCTCCCAAAGTCCTCCCTAACTCATACCTACCCACTCTTGTTCTTCTACTCCCAGCACTTGAACTTGAACTCGAAGCCATCTTCACACTTTCTTTCCTAAGATCTGTATATCTAATCACAGGGTTTCTATATGCGGGTCAGAGTATGTAAATGAATTCAATTCATTAGCTCAGATCAATTAAATACAAATCCCATCCATTTTTTACCCCAATTATTCTACACTAAAGCCTCTTCTTTTTACAGGGCTGCCACACTTGAGACTTGGCAACATTCATCTCTGCTAATTTACAATTTCTTACAAAAGCAAACAAATAAAcaggaagaaagaaaagagagatcCGGGATCACGGAGAGGAGAGGCAAAAGGGAGTGATGGTAAAACCAAAAGGCGGCGGCGATTCGAGAAGTGAAAAAGAAGCGACAGACGCCATACAACACAAGGTAAACGCCGAATATACCAATGAGTATAAAGGGGTGTCGTAAAGATCCTCTTTTTTCACATGATACGTGAAAGAATAACGGAGTTTGGGATCGGGATAAGGCGGGATACTGGCAGGAAATGATAGGAGGGGGATTTGGGAATCTGGGTAAATTATGTTTGGCGGTGAAAAGGGTGGATCATGGAAAAGAAGAAAGCGGGGTATGGAGATTtgacgagagagagagaggcgtGGCTGCGTGGGGTTTGATGACACAGAGACTACAGGAAGAATGAAAtgaaactttcaagtcttcaactAGGGAAGGCGATAACTGTTTTACACTGTTCACTGTTGTGGGCCCCCTGCTGATTGAGTGTGGGCCCCACTTCACTCCTCCTTGCCtgttatttttataatgatattttttacttgcttaaataaaatttgtattgtTTAATTGGTAAATCATAATTTTGTCCTACCAATTTTTTCgagttataaatataattttttcttttgattaatATAAATGCaatcatctatatatatatatatatatattaaaacaggaGTGCGAGCTTTCctgctcattttagtccaaaaaatttgaaatcagtcaacataatattatataataattccttataaaaaattttagccttccttatcatttcttatttatgactaaaattgacaaaatattcaaaatatgattccattccttattatacacgaaaattaatgaaatattttattcaattctatTCCTatatggattccttatttatgtacatatattaacaaaatagtcatacggaaagtaataattattaaacaaaattatagttattataccacgcaattcaattatggttcaaaatattgtaatcttgcgtatttttttattttatattcgtaaacaatcaaattactatatgatgtatattatagtattcaaaaaatattactatattatgttaatgtacgtaattaaattcctctcatgataatattcaaaaaaaattccaacaaccaaattactatatgatgtatactatagtattccaaaaaaatattactatattatgttaatgtacgtaattaaattcctctcatgataatattcaaaaaaaaaattccaacaatcaaattactatatgatgtatactatagtattccaaaaaaaattactatattatgttaatgtacgtaattaaattcttcttataataatattcaaaaaataattgcaacaatcaaattactatatgatgtatattatagtattcaaaaaaaatattactatattatgttaatatacgtaattaaattcctctcatgataatatttaaaaaaaaattctaacaatcaaattactatatgatgtatattatagtattccaaaagaaaaaaattattatattatgttaatgtacgtaataaAATTCCTctgatgataatattaaaaaaaattccaacaatcaaattactatatgatgtatattatagtattcaataaaaatattactatattatgttaatgtacgtaattaaattcctctcatgataatattaaaaaaaataaaaattccaacaattaaattactatatgatgtatattataatattaacaaaatttattactatattatgttaatgtactaTAATATAGATTagttatataatattttcaaagaattcaaagtatttataaaatcaataagttaattattttacttCCATTTATAATGAAGGGTAATGCAAATGATCTTCCACCTGACATGCAAGGGATTGTGGATAAGGAAGTCCTATTTAAAGTGCAAGTGAAGTCTGAGCAGCGAAATAATTACCATGGCTCTTTCACAGTAATGAAACTCAACCGTGATGCAACACTTATCTCAAAGGTCCACGAGTCTTTGATGAGAGAGAATCAggttattaataatattttttatttgtgataAGGAGAACACTCAAAGTAATTCCACaacaaatattgtataaaaagaggtttttcaaaatttgtaaaatgttattataatatttcaacatagtttcattcatacaattctacaatgattttccattttgtaaatttcttccttaattcatcatatcataattgTTGTCGTGCATCGCACGGTTAAAACactagttaattttttttatttttttgagaataccACTAGTTAATTATTAAAAGGTAAAAGCTTGTGTAAGACTATCTCATAGATCTTTGCCCGTGGGGCCGTGAGATGAGTcgggtaaaaataaaaatataatacttatactaaaaaaaatagccaaggaccttgtggtccagtgacatcaaactcttccctttatacgggaggtggtgggttgatataatgtacattcagcacacaaataatgtacatccccttaatacaatgtacatttttaatatactaaaagtatattatttttatattgaatgcacattatttgttaatatggtccgcacaataatgattggggcAGTCAACGGCGGGCCAACGCTATTGTTAAAATAGAggaatataaagaaaatatgtattttgtattaatgAATATTGTTTGTACTCTCCCCATGCATggggtctatttatacaagatAAATATTGCTTGTACCCTCGTCAATTCGTCACCCCAAAACCTTAGTCTATATTCCGCAAATTGAATCAAAGGTTTTCATGGAACACACTTCCTCCTTGCCCCAAGTGGTACTACCATTTTACTCATCTCAACCGCACAACTCTCAATTTATCTTTTAGAAAAACACACTAGATAAATTGTTCAAGAAAAATagtctttatatttaataataaagtgTACTCAGAACTcattaaaacacacaataaatAACGAATTAATAAGACACAAAGAAAGTATACAACATAATAGACAACTcaaaatcctttaaaaaaaaaaaaaaatagacaactcaaaatttcttttttcCACATTTTGATGTACCATATTTTAGAGTTTTGAAGCCACCAACTCTTGACCTTGGATTCACATTCAACCCCCCTCTCCCACGATTACTCAATTGACTTTAATACAGTTGTTGAGCGTTTAATAATTGtgattgatttttattatttagtttattttaaaagtttatgttTAGGGGTTGTGATGTATCgctaatttaaatatatttaaaataacaattttataaggtaattggagtatatttttattatatctaGGGGAAGGGAACCCCCAAACATTAAACAGGATAATTggagtacattttttttttgagtactatcgaCTTTAATTTGTAACAATGTGGTATCGACTCTGtaacaatgtagtatctgttcataactactttctcaatcaaaggaaacacaaagagtcaatatcgcatcTGCTGAAGCTCGAACTCATCGCCTCTCATGTGGAGTGCAACCAGGTACTACTAGACTACAAAATCTTTAGCAATGAATAAAGGATAACTTAGAgaaaatattatgttaatagtttttaaatttaaaaaataaaaaaggtatTATCTTGAATGAATAAAAAACTAGTAAATAGAACGTGAAGTAATATTTAGTAAACAAGGAACATGTTGCAACCAATAATTATGGACTATATTGTGAGGAggagtataaaataataatggacACGACATGTGTGTGACGAATGATGAGGAGGAGGTCGTTAGATTTGTTTGTACGTCAGTGTACGTTTACTGTGTACATAATGATGTTAGAAGTTAGAAGTTAGTTGGTAAACGagatttttcaacaaaaaaaaggtTGGGCCGTAAAAATTGGGCCTCCTCACATCGACCGTCAAGCCCatcctcatttttttttcaatcattaTACGACGAACCAAAATTCACGCTGCACTATGAATCTTTGATTCATGTGTTTGTGTTATGACTTTTTGTGTCTTGcgttataaaattatatattttataagtataaattttgtacttgcaacaaattagtaattgtattttatgttatgaattttggtgtcttatattgtaaaattttgtgtCTATGAACTAGAGGCGGATCCAGCATGGAGGCAGctaccccaccccacccccaaatatagctcttatatatatatatatgtatgtatgtatgtatgtatgtataaaacaGTTTTAGGTTCAAGGTTCAAATCCTAAATGTGTAAAGGTAGTTCATCCTCTTTCGTagctttatatataatttttataatgtgttttctatttgaattattttatcaaattaattatgtttcatatactgttattaatatttgtataaagttttgatgtgttttattttttgtctatatccaacaatatttatgactatatttcttttaagtgtttcattttttttaatactaccgattctattacaatgcaatatatgttcattactactttctcaacctattaaagagAGTCAATATcgctgagactcgaacccacaatCTCCATATAAAGGAGCAACTTGGTGCTACATCTTTTATGTTTTGCCCCCACTAGGACAtttttctggatccgccactgctatgaacacaaattaagtacctaaatcagatttaagaaataagtaaatatataacatgcatatgtgtcttgtgttatgattttttgtgtcttgtattatgaaattatgtaccttacaaGTATGGATTATGTACCTCGTCATTTCAATCTAATtgggtccataatgctatgctacatgtcttgtgttgtgatttttttttaatattttttttgtattatgaaattctgtaccttacgagtatgaattatgcAACTCGTTAGTTTCAATCCATGGTCCATAGTGCTATGTGGAcattggtccatgatataaattgcccttttttttttttcaatcgtTATACAATGGACCAGATCTCACATTACAGTATGCATGAAACTTAGTTCATctgtttgtgttttgtgtttggCGTTATAACTTTTTGTTTCTTCTGTTATAAAATGGCATGGTTGCAGTAAGCTCTAGGCACTAGTCGGGTGGTAGACTAGCGCATAGACggtgacctataaaaacaaaaaattaatgcatgtatgtgggtgtatgttatatatatatatatatatatatatatatatatatatatatatatatatatatatatatatatatatatatatatatatataNNNNNNNNNNNNNNNNNNNNNNNNNNNNNNNNNNNNNNNNNNNNNNNNNNNNNNNNNNNNNNNNNNNNNNNNNNNNNNNNNNNNNNNNNNNNNNNNNNNNNNNNNNNNNNNNNNNNNNNNNNNNNNNNNNNNNNNNNNNNNNNNNNNNNNNNNNNNNNNNNNNNNNNNNNNNNNNNNNNNNNNNNNNNNNNNNNNNNNNNNNNNNNNNNNNNNNNNNNNNNNNNNNNNNNNNNNNNNNNNNNNNNNNNNNNNNNNNNNNNNNNNNNNNNNNNNNNNNNNNNNNNNNNNNNNNNNNNNNNNNNNNNNNNNNNNNNNNNNNNNNNNNNNNNNNNNNNNNN
Coding sequences within it:
- the LOC116025706 gene encoding transcription termination factor MTEF1, chloroplastic, which translates into the protein MPATALYSPSSSMCCFSSCSSDHLSNSNLLSSKPKTLLHKHPLYQPTQKNISHQFKEKILSLEIMGVDSGRALSQNPNLHSAPLNSIHSIILFLQSKGIHQKDLGRIIGMCPNILTSDIKSDLIPVFTFLSSDLKVPDHDFRKVINKCPRLLISSVPDQLKPALFYLQRLGFRDLYSLAYQDPILLVSSVEKTLIPKLNYLVSLGFSRTDAVGMVLRCPGLFTFSIDNNFKPKFHYFATEMEGKLEELKEFPQYFTFSLENRIKPRHMEAVRRGVYVPLPFLLKTSDEEFWELIKLQGDGRRTP
- the LOC116025695 gene encoding CBL-interacting serine/threonine-protein kinase 23-like, with protein sequence MASSSSSSAGSRRTRVGRYELGRTLGEGSFAKVKFARNLETEESVAIKILDKEKLLKHKMVGQIKREISTMKLIRHPNVIRMFEVMASKSKIYIVMEFVTGGELFDKIASKGRLKEDEARKYFQQLINAVDYCHSRGVFHRDLKPENLLLDANGVLKVSDFGLSALPQQVREDGLLHTTCGTPNYVAPEVINNKGYDGAKADLWSCGVILYVLMAGYLPFEDSNLVALYKKIFKADFACPPWFSSSAKKLIKRILDPNPQTRITIAEVIENDWFKKGYQPPVFQQEDVNLDDVNAIFDESADSSNLVVERREELPNAPLAMNAFELISRSQGLNLSSLFEKQVGLVKRETRFTSKCPASEIISKIEETAVPLGFNVKKNNYKLKLHGEKTGRKGHLSIATEVFEVTPSLHIVELRKAGGDTLEFHKFYKNLSTGLKDIVWKTEEPTAELEVGSSSGLA